From the genome of Cedecea lapagei, one region includes:
- the dld gene encoding D-lactate dehydrogenase produces the protein MSVVMNSDNKTLINELSRHVGSHHVLTDPAKTARYRKGFRSGQGEALAVVLPGSLLELWRVLSACVAADKIIIMQAANTGLTEGSTPSGNDYDREIVIISTLRLDKLHLLDKGEQVLAWPGTTLYSLEKALKPLGREPHSVIGSSCIGASVIGGICNNSGGSLVQRGPAYTEMSLFARIDESGKLQLVNHLGINLGTTPEQILSALDDERVKDSDVMHDGRHAHDHDYVTRVRDVEADTPARYNADPDRLFESSGCAGKLAVFAVRLDTFPAEKRQQVFYIGTNQPRVLSEIRRHILANFKNLPVAGEYMHRDIYDIAEKYGKDTFLMIDKLGTDKMPFFFTMKGRTDAMLDKVSLFKPHFTDRFMQKLGGVFPAHLPERMKTWRDKYPHHLLLKMAGEGIDEAKAWLTEYFKTAEGDFFICTAEEGSKAFLHRFAAAGAAIRYHAVHADEVEDILALDIALRRNDSDWFEELPPEIGDKLIHRLYYGHFMCHVFHQDYIVKKGVDVHELKEQMLALLHERGAQYPAEHNVGHLYKAPEALKQFYKANDPTNSMNPGIGKTTRRKNWVEEESAKG, from the coding sequence ATGTCTGTTGTGATGAATTCCGATAATAAAACGCTGATAAACGAACTCTCTCGCCACGTTGGCTCGCACCATGTTTTAACCGATCCGGCAAAAACCGCACGCTACCGTAAGGGCTTCCGTTCTGGACAAGGGGAAGCGCTGGCCGTGGTGCTCCCCGGATCTCTGCTGGAGCTGTGGCGAGTCTTAAGCGCCTGCGTCGCCGCCGATAAAATCATTATTATGCAGGCCGCTAACACCGGCCTGACGGAAGGCTCCACGCCGAGCGGCAACGACTACGATCGCGAAATTGTGATTATCAGTACGCTGCGCCTCGACAAGCTCCACCTGCTGGATAAAGGCGAGCAGGTACTGGCCTGGCCGGGCACCACGCTCTACTCGCTGGAAAAGGCGCTGAAGCCCCTGGGGCGCGAACCGCATTCGGTGATCGGCTCTTCCTGTATCGGAGCGTCGGTGATTGGCGGCATTTGCAATAACTCCGGCGGTTCGCTGGTGCAGCGCGGCCCGGCCTATACCGAAATGTCGCTTTTCGCTCGTATTGATGAAAGCGGCAAGCTGCAGCTGGTGAACCACCTCGGCATTAATCTGGGCACCACGCCGGAGCAAATTCTTAGCGCGCTGGATGACGAGCGCGTGAAGGACAGCGACGTTATGCATGATGGCCGCCACGCGCACGATCACGATTACGTCACTCGCGTGCGCGACGTTGAGGCCGACACGCCTGCACGCTACAACGCTGACCCGGATCGCCTGTTTGAATCTTCTGGCTGCGCGGGCAAGCTGGCGGTCTTCGCCGTGCGTCTCGACACCTTCCCGGCGGAAAAACGTCAGCAGGTGTTTTACATCGGCACAAACCAGCCCAGGGTGCTGAGCGAGATCCGCCGCCACATTCTGGCTAACTTCAAGAACCTGCCGGTGGCCGGAGAATATATGCACCGCGATATCTACGATATCGCAGAAAAGTATGGCAAAGACACCTTCCTGATGATCGACAAGCTGGGCACCGATAAAATGCCGTTCTTCTTCACCATGAAGGGGCGCACCGACGCGATGCTCGACAAGGTTTCTCTGTTTAAGCCGCACTTTACCGACCGCTTTATGCAAAAACTTGGCGGCGTTTTCCCGGCTCACCTGCCGGAGCGGATGAAAACCTGGCGCGATAAATATCCTCACCACCTGTTGCTGAAAATGGCAGGTGAAGGCATCGACGAGGCCAAAGCCTGGCTGACCGAGTACTTTAAAACCGCCGAGGGTGATTTCTTTATCTGTACCGCAGAGGAAGGCAGTAAAGCCTTCCTGCATCGCTTTGCCGCCGCCGGGGCGGCGATTCGCTATCACGCCGTTCATGCGGATGAGGTGGAAGATATTCTGGCGCTGGATATCGCGCTGCGCCGCAACGACAGCGACTGGTTCGAAGAGCTGCCGCCGGAGATTGGCGATAAGCTTATCCATCGCCTCTATTACGGCCACTTCATGTGCCACGTTTTCCACCAGGATTACATCGTTAAGAAAGGCGTGGACGTTCATGAGCTGAAAGAGCAGATGCTGGCGCTGCTGCACGAGCGCGGAGCGCAATACCCTGCCGAGCATAACGTGGGCCACCTCTACAAAGCGCCCGAAGCCCTGAAGCAGTTCTACAAGGCCAACGACCCGACCAACAGCATGAACCCGGGGATCGGCAAAACCACGCGGCGTAAAAACTGGGTCGAAGAGGAGAGCGCAAAGGGATAA
- a CDS encoding GNAT family N-acetyltransferase has product MSAVETLPLSSVHLREATPDDIPAIKTIYDWHVLNGKGSFEETPPDLQQMAERLAAVRSHGLPWLVAVIDDRVVGYCYATLYRPRPGYRYTIEDSVYIDASMTGRGIGKALLSELIALCEKGPWRQMIAVIGDGENNTGSCKLHSQHGFETVGRLRSVGFKLGDWRDTLMMQRPLNGGDETLPN; this is encoded by the coding sequence ATGTCCGCAGTAGAAACGTTACCCCTCTCTTCAGTCCACCTGAGGGAAGCGACGCCCGACGATATTCCTGCCATTAAAACGATTTATGACTGGCACGTGCTGAACGGCAAAGGATCGTTTGAAGAGACGCCCCCCGATCTCCAGCAAATGGCCGAGCGGCTGGCGGCGGTTCGCAGCCATGGTCTGCCGTGGCTGGTCGCGGTGATTGACGACCGCGTTGTCGGCTACTGCTATGCCACGCTGTATCGCCCTCGCCCCGGCTACCGCTACACCATAGAAGATTCAGTTTATATCGACGCCAGCATGACCGGGCGTGGTATCGGTAAAGCTCTGCTGAGTGAGTTAATTGCGCTGTGCGAAAAGGGGCCGTGGCGGCAGATGATCGCGGTCATTGGCGACGGAGAGAATAATACCGGCTCGTGCAAATTACACAGTCAGCACGGATTTGAAACCGTCGGGCGACTGCGCAGCGTCGGGTTTAAGCTGGGCGACTGGCGGGATACCTTGATGATGCAGCGTCCCCTCAACGGCGGAGACGAGACGCTGCCGAACTGA
- the pbpG gene encoding D-alanyl-D-alanine endopeptidase — protein MPTKIRLSLFSLALMMTVPFAPQAEASKAVTHAASAGQEIASGSAMIVDLQTNKILYSSHPDLVRPIASITKLMTVMVVLDAHLPMDEMLKVDISHTPEMRGVYSRVRLNSEISRKNMMLLALMSSENRAAASLAHHYPGGYDAFIRAMNAKAKSLGMTHTRYVEPTGLSIENVSTASDLTKLLVATQKYPLLGQLSTTHEDMATFRNPAYTLPFRNTNHLVYRDNWNIQLTKTGFTNNAGHCLVMRTVIKGRPVALVVLDAFGKYTHFADANRLRNWMETGKVTPVPAAALSYKRSKAAQMANNTAAGAEEE, from the coding sequence ATGCCGACAAAAATCCGTTTATCGTTGTTCAGCCTTGCGCTGATGATGACTGTGCCTTTTGCCCCGCAGGCAGAAGCCAGCAAGGCCGTTACCCACGCGGCCAGCGCCGGCCAGGAGATCGCCTCCGGCAGCGCCATGATTGTCGATTTGCAAACCAATAAAATTCTCTATTCCAGCCATCCGGATCTGGTTCGTCCCATTGCCTCAATTACCAAGCTGATGACCGTGATGGTGGTGCTGGACGCTCATCTGCCGATGGATGAAATGCTGAAGGTGGACATCAGCCATACGCCGGAAATGCGCGGCGTTTACTCTCGCGTACGCCTGAACAGCGAAATCAGCCGCAAAAACATGATGCTGCTGGCGCTGATGTCGTCAGAAAACCGCGCGGCCGCAAGCCTGGCGCACCACTATCCTGGCGGCTATGATGCCTTTATCCGCGCGATGAACGCGAAGGCGAAATCGCTGGGCATGACCCATACGCGCTATGTGGAGCCCACCGGCCTGTCGATTGAAAACGTCTCGACGGCGAGCGATCTGACCAAACTGCTGGTAGCGACCCAGAAATATCCTCTGCTGGGGCAGCTCAGCACCACGCATGAAGATATGGCGACCTTCCGCAATCCGGCCTATACGCTGCCGTTCCGCAACACCAACCACCTGGTGTACCGCGATAACTGGAACATCCAGCTGACGAAAACCGGCTTTACCAATAATGCCGGTCACTGCCTGGTGATGCGCACGGTGATCAAAGGCCGCCCGGTGGCGCTTGTGGTGCTGGACGCTTTTGGTAAGTACACCCATTTCGCGGACGCTAACCGCCTGCGCAACTGGATGGAAACCGGGAAGGTGACGCCGGTTCCGGCGGCGGCGCTAAGCTATAAGCGCTCTAAGGCGGCGCAGATGGCGAACAACACCGCCGCAGGAGCGGAAGAGGAATAA
- a CDS encoding Yip1 family protein translates to MSHVWGLFSHPNREMQEIKRENESVSHHYTHHVLLMAAIPVICAFIGTTQIGWNFGDGTYVQLSLFTGLYLGILFYALMLAGVAVMGRVIWWMARNYPQRPSLARCMVFAGYVATPLFLSGIVALYPLVWLCVAVGALALVYTGYLLYVGVPDFLGIDKEEGMSFSSSTLAIGVLVLEVLLAVAVILWGYGYRLF, encoded by the coding sequence ATGAGCCATGTCTGGGGATTGTTCTCCCATCCCAATCGGGAAATGCAGGAAATTAAGCGCGAGAATGAATCTGTCTCGCACCACTACACACACCATGTGCTGTTGATGGCGGCGATCCCCGTCATCTGCGCGTTTATCGGCACCACGCAAATCGGCTGGAACTTTGGTGACGGCACCTACGTTCAGCTCTCCCTGTTTACTGGTCTCTACCTCGGTATTCTCTTTTATGCGCTGATGCTGGCTGGCGTGGCGGTAATGGGGAGGGTTATCTGGTGGATGGCGCGTAACTATCCGCAGCGCCCGTCGCTTGCCCGCTGTATGGTCTTTGCCGGCTATGTTGCGACGCCGCTGTTCTTAAGCGGGATTGTTGCGCTTTATCCGCTGGTCTGGCTGTGCGTGGCGGTGGGGGCTCTTGCACTGGTCTATACCGGTTATCTGCTCTACGTCGGCGTACCTGACTTCCTTGGCATTGATAAAGAAGAGGGGATGAGTTTTTCCAGCTCAACCCTTGCCATTGGCGTGCTGGTGCTGGAGGTACTGCTGGCCGTGGCGGTCATTCTGTGGGGCTATGGCTACCGTCTGTTCTGA
- a CDS encoding DedA family protein, whose product MDINGLIEQYGYAALIIGSMAEGETITLLGGVAAHQGLLTFPLVVAAVALGGMIGDQLLFLVGRHFGSALLDRFKKHQKKITKAKALINRHPYLFVIGSRFMYGFRIVGPIIIGASKLPPRLFIPLNICGAILWATLFTTLGYLGGEVVGPWLHRLDTHLRHWIWLIAAVALVVGIRLWFKYRQKDD is encoded by the coding sequence ATGGATATCAATGGTTTAATAGAACAGTATGGCTATGCCGCGCTGATTATCGGCAGCATGGCGGAAGGTGAAACCATTACCCTGCTCGGCGGCGTAGCCGCCCATCAGGGACTTTTAACATTCCCTCTGGTGGTGGCGGCCGTCGCGCTGGGCGGCATGATTGGCGATCAGCTGCTGTTTTTGGTGGGCAGGCATTTCGGCAGCGCCCTGCTGGATCGTTTTAAAAAGCATCAGAAGAAAATTACCAAAGCGAAGGCGCTGATTAACCGCCACCCTTATCTGTTCGTGATCGGGAGCCGTTTTATGTACGGCTTTCGCATCGTCGGGCCGATTATCATCGGCGCCAGCAAGCTGCCGCCCAGGCTGTTTATCCCGCTCAATATCTGCGGCGCCATTTTATGGGCCACTCTATTTACTACGCTCGGCTACCTCGGAGGCGAAGTTGTCGGCCCGTGGCTGCACCGCCTGGATACTCATCTGCGCCACTGGATTTGGCTCATTGCTGCTGTGGCGCTGGTCGTGGGCATTCGGCTGTGGTTTAAATACCGGCAAAAAGACGATTAA
- a CDS encoding TetR/AcrR family transcriptional regulator, producing MTTATPGARDRILQTAHDLFYRDGIRATGIDRIIKEAGVTKVTFYRHFPAKDDLILAFLDYRHQRWMTWFSRTLEGHLNEEKGLAEALAATLQSWFEKEGFRGCAFINSAVEMAEALPETLPIARAHKQAMVQCLADYLPDNAGGRQQAEMLALVIDGAIVKAQREGSGEEALLLLRGWLALLPVAEG from the coding sequence ATGACCACGGCGACCCCCGGCGCGCGCGACCGGATTTTGCAAACCGCGCATGATTTATTTTACCGCGATGGTATTCGCGCCACCGGCATCGACCGGATTATCAAAGAGGCCGGCGTCACCAAGGTGACCTTTTACCGACATTTCCCGGCCAAAGACGACCTGATTCTGGCCTTCCTGGATTACCGTCATCAGCGCTGGATGACGTGGTTTAGCCGCACGCTTGAAGGGCATCTAAACGAAGAAAAAGGGCTGGCGGAGGCGCTAGCGGCCACGCTGCAAAGCTGGTTTGAGAAGGAGGGTTTTCGCGGCTGCGCGTTTATCAACTCGGCGGTGGAAATGGCCGAGGCGCTGCCGGAAACGCTGCCCATTGCCCGCGCTCACAAGCAGGCAATGGTGCAGTGTCTGGCTGATTATTTGCCCGATAACGCAGGCGGAAGGCAGCAGGCAGAAATGCTGGCGCTGGTGATTGACGGCGCGATAGTCAAAGCCCAGCGCGAAGGCAGCGGCGAAGAGGCGCTTTTGCTGCTGAGGGGCTGGCTTGCACTGCTGCCTGTTGCCGAGGGTTAA
- a CDS encoding nuclear transport factor 2 family protein — MTVKPPIPPFTLETAKQKVRLAEDAWNSRDPERVSQVYALNTHWRNRAEFVEGREAVVGFLTRKWQRELDYRLIKEIWAHDGNRIAVRFAYEWHDDSGNWFRSFGNENWEFDEQGLMINRHACINDTPIKESERAFFWPLGRRPDDHPDLSHFGF, encoded by the coding sequence ATGACGGTCAAACCCCCAATTCCTCCCTTTACGCTCGAAACGGCCAAACAAAAAGTTCGCCTCGCGGAAGACGCGTGGAACAGCCGCGATCCTGAACGTGTATCGCAGGTTTACGCCCTGAATACCCACTGGCGTAATCGCGCCGAATTTGTGGAGGGCCGCGAGGCTGTTGTCGGCTTTTTAACCCGTAAATGGCAGCGCGAACTGGACTACCGCCTGATCAAAGAGATCTGGGCGCACGACGGCAACCGCATCGCGGTGCGCTTCGCCTATGAATGGCATGACGATTCCGGCAACTGGTTCCGCAGCTTTGGCAACGAGAACTGGGAATTTGATGAACAGGGGCTAATGATTAATCGCCACGCCTGCATTAACGATACGCCAATCAAAGAGAGCGAACGCGCCTTCTTCTGGCCGCTCGGCCGCCGTCCGGACGATCATCCCGACCTGAGTCACTTCGGTTTTTAG
- a CDS encoding class I SAM-dependent methyltransferase, with amino-acid sequence MTQNIYDDPAFFAGYATLDRSIKGLDGAPEWAKVEAMLPPLAGKMVLDLGCGYGWFCRYARDAGAVKTVGLDVSTLMLAKAREMTEGTGIEYRREDLSTLQLPANSFNLAYSSLALHYLEEIRPLFTTLYQALVPGGKLVFTAEHPIYTAPLEQAWLRDRAGQRSWPVNHYQQEGVRISNWFAEGVKKQHRKLATWITALIESGFVLEKLDEWGPETEQIALNPALAEEAERPMIFLLAAGKPQR; translated from the coding sequence ATGACGCAAAATATCTACGACGATCCGGCATTTTTTGCCGGTTACGCCACGCTGGATCGCTCGATAAAGGGGCTGGATGGCGCGCCTGAATGGGCAAAAGTTGAGGCAATGCTGCCGCCGCTGGCGGGCAAGATGGTGCTGGATTTAGGCTGCGGCTACGGCTGGTTTTGCCGCTACGCGCGCGATGCAGGCGCGGTAAAAACGGTCGGGCTGGATGTCTCCACCCTTATGCTCGCCAAAGCCCGTGAAATGACCGAAGGGACAGGCATTGAGTACCGTCGGGAAGATCTTTCCACGCTGCAGCTGCCGGCGAACAGTTTCAATTTAGCCTACAGCTCGCTGGCGCTCCACTATCTGGAGGAGATCCGCCCGCTATTCACCACGCTTTATCAGGCGCTGGTGCCGGGCGGCAAACTGGTCTTTACCGCCGAACACCCGATCTATACCGCGCCGCTGGAGCAGGCCTGGCTAAGGGATCGAGCGGGGCAGCGCAGCTGGCCGGTGAATCATTATCAGCAGGAAGGGGTACGCATCAGCAACTGGTTTGCCGAGGGCGTTAAAAAGCAGCACCGCAAGCTGGCAACCTGGATCACTGCCCTGATAGAAAGCGGCTTTGTGCTTGAAAAACTGGACGAATGGGGCCCGGAAACCGAGCAAATCGCCCTAAACCCCGCGCTGGCCGAAGAGGCCGAACGCCCGATGATCTTCCTGCTTGCAGCCGGTAAACCTCAACGCTAG
- the yohP gene encoding small membrane protein YohP translates to MKIILWAILIIFLIGLLVVTGVFKMIF, encoded by the coding sequence ATGAAAATTATTTTATGGGCCATTCTGATCATTTTCCTCATTGGGCTGCTGGTGGTGACCGGCGTATTTAAAATGATCTTTTAA
- a CDS encoding LysR family transcriptional regulator, which yields MTIKENDFRKIDLNLLIAFAVLFREQSVSLAANKLHLGQPAVSGALARLRDMFDDPLFIRSGHRMQPTARASELHTELMPLLEQLQSALFQQAEFCPASAKATVTLGMTDWVEMWLMPKLIPALNQEAPAMRINVVASDPFTDAQRLEGGELDMAISMANESARWLEREVLTSMDVVALWHPQQIAASAPLSLEAYIAHQHVMVNYREANGSQTDTLLAKLGQTRHISYTTPHFAALPGLLMQMPALATVPAGLSESWQRTWGLAASPVPVEVPPFEVALLWHQRHNSDAALMWLRGFIQRLVNAA from the coding sequence ATGACCATCAAAGAAAATGATTTCCGCAAAATCGATCTCAATTTGCTGATCGCTTTTGCAGTGCTGTTCCGCGAGCAAAGCGTCTCGCTGGCCGCCAACAAGCTGCATCTCGGCCAGCCCGCGGTCAGCGGCGCGCTGGCTCGGCTGCGCGACATGTTTGACGATCCGCTGTTTATCCGCAGCGGCCATCGCATGCAGCCCACCGCCCGCGCAAGCGAGCTGCATACCGAGCTGATGCCCCTGCTGGAGCAGCTGCAAAGCGCCCTTTTCCAGCAGGCAGAGTTTTGCCCGGCCAGCGCGAAGGCGACCGTCACCCTCGGCATGACCGACTGGGTGGAGATGTGGCTGATGCCAAAACTTATCCCCGCGCTAAATCAGGAAGCCCCGGCCATGCGAATTAACGTCGTGGCAAGCGACCCGTTTACCGATGCCCAACGGCTGGAAGGCGGCGAGCTGGATATGGCGATAAGCATGGCGAACGAAAGCGCCCGCTGGCTGGAGCGCGAAGTGTTGACGAGCATGGATGTCGTCGCGCTCTGGCATCCACAGCAGATTGCGGCCAGCGCCCCGCTGTCGCTTGAGGCCTACATTGCCCATCAACACGTGATGGTTAACTATCGCGAAGCCAACGGCAGCCAGACAGACACGCTGCTGGCGAAGCTCGGGCAAACACGCCACATCAGCTACACCACGCCGCATTTTGCCGCGCTGCCGGGTCTGCTGATGCAAATGCCCGCCCTGGCGACCGTTCCGGCGGGGCTGTCTGAAAGCTGGCAGCGAACGTGGGGACTGGCGGCCAGTCCGGTGCCGGTAGAAGTGCCGCCGTTTGAGGTGGCGCTGCTGTGGCATCAGCGCCACAACAGCGATGCAGCCCTAATGTGGCTGCGTGGGTTTATTCAGCGGCTGGTGAATGCGGCTTAA